The following are encoded together in the Verrucomicrobiia bacterium genome:
- a CDS encoding SDR family oxidoreductase has translation MDYLITGGAGFIGSNIAEHLVGQGRSVRVFDNFSTGKRANVESFAAKAEILEGDLRDAKSIQQAIKDVRYVLHLGAIPSVPRSVEDPLATNEANITGTVNLLVAARDAGVKRVVFTSSSSVYGDTPTLPKREDMPPSPLSPYAVHKITGEYYAAIFWRLYGLETIALRYFNVFGPRQNPQSQYAAVIPRFITAILRDESPTIFGDGSQTRDFSHVENVIHANVLACEAPKEALGQSFNIACGGRISLLDLVETVNKILGKNVKPKFDPPRPGDILHSQADIAKAEKLLGWQPRVNFPEGIAKTIAWYQRQLPAKG, from the coding sequence ATGGATTACTTGATCACAGGAGGAGCCGGGTTTATTGGCTCGAACATCGCCGAGCACCTGGTCGGTCAGGGGCGAAGCGTCCGTGTTTTTGACAATTTTTCCACCGGTAAACGCGCGAATGTGGAATCCTTCGCTGCGAAGGCGGAAATTCTCGAAGGCGACCTGCGCGACGCGAAGTCCATCCAGCAAGCGATCAAGGATGTGCGCTATGTGCTGCATCTTGGAGCGATACCCAGCGTTCCCCGTTCCGTCGAAGACCCGTTGGCGACCAACGAAGCCAACATTACCGGCACGGTTAACCTGCTGGTCGCGGCGCGCGATGCGGGGGTGAAACGGGTGGTATTCACATCGTCGTCGAGCGTGTATGGCGACACGCCCACACTGCCCAAGCGCGAAGACATGCCGCCATCGCCGCTCTCACCGTACGCGGTCCACAAAATCACGGGCGAGTATTACGCGGCCATTTTCTGGCGATTGTACGGGCTCGAAACGATCGCGCTCCGGTACTTCAACGTCTTCGGCCCACGTCAGAACCCGCAGTCACAGTACGCCGCCGTCATCCCGCGTTTCATCACGGCCATTTTGCGCGACGAATCGCCGACCATTTTTGGTGACGGCAGCCAGACGCGCGATTTCTCCCACGTCGAGAACGTCATCCATGCGAACGTCCTCGCCTGTGAAGCGCCGAAAGAAGCACTCGGCCAGTCATTCAACATCGCCTGTGGCGGTCGCATCTCGCTCTTGGATCTCGTCGAGACCGTGAACAAGATTCTCGGCAAGAACGTGAAACCGAAGTTCGACCCGCCGCGCCCCGGCGACATTCTCCACAGCCAAGCCGACATCGCGAAGGCGGAAAAACTTCTCGGCTGGCAGCCCCGGGTAAATTTTCCCGAAGGCATCGCCAAGACCATCGCGTGGTATCAGCGGCAACTCCCAGCGAAAGGATGA
- a CDS encoding PIG-L family deacetylase, whose amino-acid sequence MRRGAVILFLIVAACAPALAQKPFPPITANDRIVVVAPHPDDEILGAGGLIQQACAVGAEVHIIYLTSGDHNQIAFKLYKLRLHFSPRQYIAFGELRHREATAATALFGMTRDQLNFLGYPDYGTLQIWRDYWGETRPFRSDATRTNAVPYTDAFGPGHLYKPENVVADFVELFRRIRPTKVFVTHPADTNPDHRAAANFVRLAVLELPAEQAPPQLYYYLVHFGRWPAPYHYHPELGLEPPQQLLDDGDWLSLPLTPEQAQKKYEAILQNRTQLTTRHYFLVSFARADEIFATIDVLPVPTVPADAVINWRKAVHSKAIGLNPGEMSPKTSAEQALVEELAAMQLEETSYVRQGDDLIAQVTVHNRLGKRANVHLLLYGYKRGSDFATLPKLHINITPLGGVHVFDDRKRVKEEDVKVISVENHLIVRVPLRLLGDEVPDLLFTATRANLGEVAADDTAWHLFSLSNDSGSGHTIGR is encoded by the coding sequence ATGCGCCGCGGCGCGGTCATTCTGTTCCTGATTGTCGCCGCGTGCGCCCCGGCTCTGGCGCAGAAGCCTTTTCCGCCCATCACGGCCAACGATCGGATCGTTGTGGTCGCGCCGCACCCCGACGACGAGATTCTCGGCGCAGGTGGTCTGATCCAGCAGGCGTGCGCCGTCGGTGCGGAGGTGCATATAATTTATCTCACCAGCGGCGACCACAACCAGATCGCGTTTAAGCTCTATAAGCTCCGCCTGCACTTTAGTCCCCGCCAATACATTGCGTTCGGCGAACTGCGTCATCGCGAGGCGACCGCCGCCACGGCGCTGTTCGGCATGACGCGCGACCAACTGAATTTCCTCGGCTACCCGGACTATGGGACGTTGCAAATTTGGCGCGACTACTGGGGCGAGACCCGGCCGTTTCGCAGCGACGCGACGCGTACCAACGCGGTGCCGTACACGGACGCGTTTGGGCCAGGGCATTTGTACAAACCTGAGAACGTCGTCGCGGACTTTGTGGAATTGTTCCGACGGATTCGTCCGACGAAGGTGTTCGTCACGCATCCCGCGGATACGAATCCGGACCACCGGGCGGCGGCGAATTTCGTACGTCTCGCCGTGCTCGAGCTTCCGGCGGAACAGGCGCCACCGCAGCTTTACTATTATCTCGTTCACTTCGGGCGGTGGCCGGCTCCCTATCATTACCATCCGGAACTGGGACTTGAGCCACCGCAGCAGCTGCTGGATGACGGCGATTGGCTGTCACTGCCACTGACGCCGGAGCAAGCGCAGAAAAAATACGAAGCCATCCTCCAGAACCGCACACAATTAACGACGCGGCACTATTTCCTGGTATCGTTCGCGCGCGCGGATGAAATCTTTGCCACGATCGATGTGTTGCCGGTGCCAACCGTGCCAGCCGATGCGGTCATCAACTGGAGGAAGGCTGTCCACAGCAAAGCCATTGGACTCAACCCCGGCGAGATGTCCCCCAAAACCAGCGCCGAGCAGGCGTTGGTCGAGGAACTCGCCGCCATGCAATTGGAGGAGACCTCGTATGTGCGCCAGGGAGACGACCTGATTGCGCAGGTCACGGTCCACAACCGGCTCGGAAAGCGGGCGAATGTGCATTTGTTGCTTTACGGTTATAAACGGGGTTCCGATTTTGCCACCCTGCCCAAACTGCACATCAACATTACGCCCCTCGGCGGTGTGCATGTGTTTGACGATCGCAAACGCGTGAAGGAAGAGGACGTCAAGGTCATTAGCGTTGAGAACCACCTCATTGTCCGCGTGCCGCTACGGCTGTTGGGCGATGAGGTGCCGGACCTGTTGTTCACCGCGACACGGGCGAACCTCGGCGAGGTCGCGGCGGACGATACCGCGTGGCATCTCTTTTCGCTGTCCAACGACTCGGGAAGCGGGCATACAATCGGGCGTTAG